In Hamadaea flava, a genomic segment contains:
- a CDS encoding TetR/AcrR family transcriptional regulator yields the protein MPRAGLTPDRVVDTAIALVDERGLDALTLAAVAERCGVAAPSLYKHVSNLADLRTLVGVRVLREMADQFATAVMGRSGADAVATLMRAYRGYVVAHPARYAAMPADPLHQAEFAEAGRRLLEVMGAALRPWQLSDADLVHAMRAARVITHGFASLESAGGFGLPQGLDETYERLIQMFLNSLSSAHTPQES from the coding sequence ATGCCTAGGGCCGGGCTCACCCCGGACCGGGTGGTCGACACCGCGATCGCCCTGGTCGACGAGCGTGGACTGGACGCGCTGACGCTGGCCGCCGTGGCCGAGCGCTGTGGCGTCGCCGCTCCGTCGCTCTACAAGCACGTCAGCAACCTCGCGGATCTGCGCACGCTCGTCGGCGTACGCGTGCTGCGGGAGATGGCGGACCAGTTCGCGACCGCCGTCATGGGGCGCAGCGGGGCCGACGCGGTCGCGACGCTCATGCGGGCGTACCGGGGTTATGTGGTCGCCCACCCCGCCCGCTATGCCGCGATGCCGGCCGACCCGTTGCACCAGGCGGAATTCGCCGAGGCCGGTCGGCGGCTCCTCGAAGTGATGGGAGCGGCGTTGCGGCCGTGGCAGCTCTCCGACGCCGATCTCGTGCACGCCATGCGGGCCGCCCGGGTGATCACCCACGGCTTCGCCTCCCTGGAGTCGGCCGGCGGCTTCGGCCTGCCCCAGGGCCTCGACGAAACCTACGAACGCCTCATCCAGATGTTTCTGAACTCGCTTTCCTCCGCGCACACCCCTCAGGAGTCCTGA
- a CDS encoding exo-alpha-sialidase, whose amino-acid sequence MIVARAASGTLPHFPDLVALADGPLLCAYRESTGHVRADGRIMLVESGDRGQTWSEPRVVADGEHDDRDPKLVQLRDGTVLLSYFVLDWHPDGKFTCLGTLVMRSEDGGRTWSEPVVAGGDDLLWAVSHGAAVELPDGDVLLPLYGVDPRRSTGLDSALAVRSTDGGRTWAAETAVPLGISADFHFREPTLTVLPTGEVVALLRTSVEHAYLARSTDGGRTWTPPVETDLPASSHHVLLLADGALLVAYGDISKRFSPRRSTVARIVTDPAGEWTGPDLHLYDSGHPDQANPSSVELEPGRFLTVSFDVPDATVVSFTSDRAAYVAS is encoded by the coding sequence GTGATCGTCGCCCGAGCCGCATCAGGCACGCTTCCGCACTTCCCCGACCTCGTAGCCCTCGCCGACGGGCCCCTGCTGTGCGCGTACCGGGAGAGCACCGGGCACGTGCGCGCCGACGGGCGGATCATGCTCGTCGAGTCCGGCGACCGGGGGCAGACCTGGTCCGAGCCCAGGGTCGTCGCCGACGGCGAACACGACGACCGGGATCCGAAACTCGTCCAGCTCCGGGACGGCACAGTCCTGCTGAGCTACTTCGTGCTCGACTGGCATCCGGACGGCAAGTTCACCTGCCTCGGCACGCTGGTGATGCGGAGCGAGGACGGTGGGCGTACCTGGTCGGAGCCGGTGGTCGCCGGTGGGGACGACCTGCTCTGGGCGGTCTCCCACGGCGCGGCCGTCGAGCTGCCCGACGGCGACGTCCTGCTCCCGCTCTACGGCGTCGATCCCCGGCGGTCGACGGGCCTCGACAGCGCGCTCGCCGTCCGCAGTACCGACGGTGGGCGTACGTGGGCGGCGGAGACGGCAGTGCCGCTCGGGATCAGCGCCGACTTCCACTTCCGGGAGCCGACCCTGACCGTGCTGCCGACCGGCGAGGTCGTCGCGTTGCTGCGTACGTCGGTGGAGCACGCCTATCTGGCCCGCTCGACGGACGGCGGCCGCACCTGGACCCCACCCGTGGAGACCGACCTCCCCGCGTCGTCGCACCACGTGCTGCTGCTCGCTGACGGAGCGCTGCTCGTCGCGTACGGCGACATCTCGAAGCGGTTCTCGCCTCGGCGCAGCACCGTCGCGCGGATCGTGACCGACCCCGCGGGCGAGTGGACCGGGCCGGACCTGCATCTGTACGACTCCGGCCACCCGGACCAGGCGAATCCGTCCAGTGTGGAGCTGGAGCCGGGCCGGTTCCTGACGGTGAGCTTCGACGTGCCGGACGCGACCGTCGTCTCCTTCACCAGCGACCGCGCCGCCTACGTCGCGTCGTGA
- a CDS encoding PHP domain-containing protein: MGGVIDLHTHSTASDGTDTPTELVRHAVAAGLDVVGLTDHDTTAGWAPAVEALPPGLTLIRGAEVSCRWFGPDRSVGLHMLAYLFDPAEPAFAAELARVKQARESRAERMVTLLREDGVDIDWEEIRAFAAGGTVGRPHIAQALVRAGLVGTVSEAFASQWLGARYRVPKEDVEVFTALKLIRGAGGVPVFAHPLAARRGPIVPDELIAELATAGLFGIEADHEDHTPAERAHVRELAADLDLVVTGSSDYHGANKVVRLGANTTAPEALDRIVDAASGVEPVKA; the protein is encoded by the coding sequence ATGGGAGGCGTGATCGACCTCCACACGCACTCCACCGCCAGCGACGGCACCGACACTCCGACCGAATTGGTGCGGCACGCCGTAGCCGCCGGTCTCGACGTCGTCGGGCTGACCGACCACGACACGACGGCGGGCTGGGCGCCCGCGGTGGAGGCGTTGCCGCCCGGGCTCACCCTGATCCGGGGCGCCGAGGTGTCCTGCCGCTGGTTCGGCCCGGATCGCTCGGTCGGGCTGCACATGCTGGCGTACCTGTTCGATCCGGCGGAACCGGCGTTCGCCGCCGAACTGGCACGAGTCAAGCAAGCCCGCGAGTCCCGCGCCGAACGCATGGTCACCTTGCTACGCGAAGACGGCGTCGACATCGACTGGGAGGAGATCCGCGCCTTCGCCGCCGGCGGCACCGTCGGCCGCCCCCACATCGCCCAGGCACTCGTCCGAGCCGGGCTGGTGGGCACGGTCTCCGAGGCGTTCGCTTCCCAGTGGCTGGGCGCGCGGTATCGCGTACCCAAGGAGGACGTCGAGGTCTTCACGGCGCTGAAGCTGATCCGCGGCGCGGGCGGGGTCCCGGTCTTCGCTCATCCGCTGGCCGCACGGCGCGGCCCGATCGTGCCGGACGAGCTGATCGCGGAACTCGCCACGGCCGGCCTGTTCGGCATCGAGGCCGACCACGAAGACCACACCCCGGCCGAACGCGCGCACGTGCGCGAACTGGCCGCCGACCTCGATTTGGTCGTCACGGGATCGAGCGACTACCACGGCGCGAACAAGGTGGTCCGGCTCGGCGCCAACACGACCGCGCCCGAGGCACTCGACCGCATCGTCGACGCCGCGTCCGGCGTCGAGCCGGTCAAGGCGTGA
- a CDS encoding glycoside hydrolase family 6 protein, whose protein sequence is MPRLLAAAVLALPLALFATPDAYAATELITNGTFTSSTTPWWSTSNTPLSVDGGRLKAAVPGGTANRWDAMFGEKSPALTLHQNRSYTLSFDASATATRAVRTTVQLNADPYPATLDQLFTVDTTARHFSWTFTGTLETANGEITFQLGGLTGGAYTFWIDNVSLVDNTAGSGSPLDLTSGFYVDPDSNPAVWVRNNGGDSRTAQINSAIATKPMARWFGAWSGDIGTAVGSFIGAADAADKLPVLVAYNIPGRDACGGHSGGGAGSADAYKTWIAAFATAIGSRPAVVIIEPDSLADFNCMDTAAIATRNDMILYATRQFHDKAPNTWAYLDAGNPGWVAAGTMAGRLSAAGLANIRGFSINVSNYYTTSDDVAYGTAVNTSLGSAAKPFVVDTSRNGNGTNGEWCNPAGRKLGVPAQVGGGAEMLLWLKVPGDSDGDCGIGAGIPAGQFSPDLAVHLITGS, encoded by the coding sequence ATGCCCCGCCTGCTGGCCGCGGCCGTCCTCGCACTGCCGCTTGCCCTGTTCGCCACCCCTGACGCGTACGCCGCCACCGAGCTGATCACCAACGGCACGTTCACCTCGTCCACCACCCCGTGGTGGAGCACCAGCAACACCCCGTTGAGCGTCGACGGCGGACGGCTGAAAGCCGCCGTTCCGGGCGGCACCGCGAACCGCTGGGACGCCATGTTCGGGGAGAAGTCGCCAGCCCTGACACTGCACCAGAACCGCAGCTACACGTTGTCGTTCGACGCCTCCGCCACGGCCACCCGGGCAGTCCGCACGACCGTGCAGCTCAACGCCGACCCGTACCCGGCCACGCTCGACCAGCTGTTCACTGTGGACACCACCGCGCGGCACTTCAGCTGGACCTTCACCGGGACGCTGGAGACCGCGAACGGCGAGATCACCTTCCAGCTCGGCGGGCTCACCGGCGGGGCGTACACCTTCTGGATCGACAACGTGTCCCTCGTGGACAACACCGCCGGCAGCGGCTCGCCGCTCGACCTGACCAGCGGGTTCTACGTCGATCCCGACTCCAACCCGGCGGTGTGGGTCCGGAACAACGGCGGGGACTCCCGAACCGCCCAGATCAACTCGGCCATCGCCACCAAGCCCATGGCCCGCTGGTTCGGCGCGTGGAGCGGCGACATCGGCACCGCCGTCGGCTCGTTCATCGGGGCAGCCGACGCCGCCGACAAGCTTCCGGTCCTGGTCGCGTACAACATCCCGGGGCGCGATGCCTGCGGTGGTCACTCCGGCGGCGGCGCCGGCTCGGCCGACGCCTACAAGACCTGGATCGCCGCGTTCGCCACGGCCATCGGCAGCCGCCCGGCCGTCGTGATCATCGAGCCCGACTCGCTCGCCGACTTCAACTGCATGGACACGGCGGCGATCGCCACCCGGAATGACATGATCTTGTACGCGACGCGGCAGTTCCACGACAAGGCGCCCAACACCTGGGCGTACCTGGACGCCGGGAACCCGGGCTGGGTGGCGGCCGGGACGATGGCCGGTCGGCTGAGCGCCGCCGGGCTCGCCAACATCCGGGGCTTCTCGATCAACGTCTCCAACTACTACACGACCAGCGACGACGTGGCGTACGGGACGGCGGTCAACACCAGCCTCGGCAGCGCGGCGAAGCCGTTCGTCGTCGACACCAGCCGCAACGGGAACGGGACCAACGGCGAGTGGTGCAACCCGGCTGGGCGGAAACTCGGCGTACCGGCGCAGGTCGGCGGGGGTGCGGAGATGCTGCTCTGGCTGAAGGTGCCCGGTGACTCCGACGGCGACTGCGGGATCGGCGCCGGCATCCCGGCCGGTCAGTTCAGCCCGGACCTGGCCGTCCACCTCATCACCGGCTCCTGA
- a CDS encoding potassium channel family protein — MSAEKEQKTSRRLRKATARGILERSGLTCVALLLFYFAVPIRPSTGDWLIVVQVGLTLLALGTILFGLKNQLLRQLDQPDAPLGGLIVGILGGLLLFALIDYAVAVYAPGQFVDLNTRVDALYFATATLLTVGFGDISAHGQFARVLLCVQMFFNVAVLATTASMLSRQLADRARSRHNR; from the coding sequence ATGTCGGCGGAAAAGGAGCAGAAGACGTCGCGGCGTCTCCGCAAGGCGACCGCGCGAGGCATCCTCGAACGCAGCGGCCTGACCTGCGTGGCGCTGCTGCTGTTCTACTTCGCCGTGCCGATCCGGCCCAGTACGGGGGACTGGCTGATCGTGGTCCAGGTCGGGCTCACCCTCCTGGCCCTGGGGACGATCCTGTTCGGCCTCAAGAACCAATTGCTGCGCCAGCTGGACCAGCCGGACGCCCCGCTCGGCGGGCTGATCGTCGGCATCCTGGGCGGCCTGCTGCTCTTCGCGCTGATCGACTACGCCGTCGCCGTGTACGCCCCCGGCCAGTTCGTCGATCTGAACACCCGGGTCGACGCGCTCTACTTCGCGACGGCGACCCTGCTGACGGTCGGATTCGGGGACATCTCCGCGCACGGGCAGTTCGCCCGCGTGCTGTTGTGCGTACAGATGTTCTTCAACGTCGCGGTGCTCGCGACCACCGCCTCCATGCTGTCCCGGCAGCTCGCCGACCGGGCGAGGTCCCGGCACAACCGCTGA
- a CDS encoding general stress protein yields the protein MTMSSIPTGPAGSPAVGPAADAITAAGPGAGQATVTVATYGDYASAQRAVDYLSDNKFPVEHTSIVGTNLRLVENVLGRMTVGRAALAGAASGAWFGLFIGLLFGIFAVGNWFGVVIAGLLIGAVWGAIFGAIAHAATRGQRDFTSRSALTAGEYAIAVTADHAEQARQLLVRLNWQANEAGTGR from the coding sequence ATGACCATGAGTTCCATCCCGACCGGTCCCGCGGGCAGTCCGGCGGTCGGACCGGCAGCTGATGCCATCACCGCCGCCGGGCCCGGTGCCGGGCAGGCGACCGTCACCGTGGCGACCTACGGCGACTACGCCTCCGCCCAGCGGGCCGTCGACTATCTCTCGGACAACAAGTTCCCGGTCGAGCACACGTCGATCGTCGGCACCAATCTGCGCCTGGTGGAAAACGTCCTGGGCCGGATGACCGTCGGCCGGGCGGCACTGGCCGGCGCGGCCAGCGGTGCGTGGTTCGGTCTGTTCATCGGTCTGCTCTTCGGCATCTTCGCCGTCGGCAACTGGTTCGGCGTCGTGATCGCCGGCCTGCTGATCGGTGCGGTCTGGGGCGCGATCTTCGGCGCCATCGCGCACGCGGCCACCCGTGGGCAGCGGGACTTCACCTCGCGCAGCGCGCTCACCGCCGGGGAGTACGCCATCGCCGTCACCGCCGACCACGCCGAGCAGGCCCGGCAGTTGCTCGTACGCCTCAACTGGCAGGCCAACGAGGCGGGCACCGGGCGCTGA
- a CDS encoding LacI family DNA-binding transcriptional regulator, with product MVAPRPPGPRSPTLEQVAEYAGVSRSTVSRVINQVSTVDPELREIVERAIEATGYVPNHAARSLVTRRTDSVALVVSEPAGREFAEPFLSRIFTDPYLGRITAGALEVLRPEGIHLVIMPADAPAHQQVLRYLRQGHVDGVLIISSHVADPLPQQLCDLHVPAVLSARPGRPLPMSYVDVEQQTGARLAAERFIALGRKHPATVCGPLDTTAGQDRLAGFRSALAVHGYAWVPAEPGDFTRAGGERAARTLLTAYPETDALFVANDLMAEGAMQALRDLGRRVPEDVAVVGFDDSVSALACRPQLTTIRQPLEEMAAEMARLLLARIREPEGRPRSVIFHPEIVERGSA from the coding sequence ATGGTCGCCCCCCGCCCGCCCGGTCCCCGTTCGCCCACGCTCGAACAGGTCGCCGAGTATGCCGGGGTGAGCCGGTCGACGGTGTCCCGGGTGATCAACCAGGTGTCCACAGTCGACCCGGAACTCCGCGAGATCGTGGAGCGGGCGATCGAGGCGACCGGCTACGTCCCGAACCACGCGGCCCGGTCGCTGGTCACCCGCCGGACCGACTCGGTCGCGCTGGTGGTCTCCGAACCGGCCGGACGGGAGTTCGCCGAGCCGTTCCTGAGCCGGATCTTCACCGACCCGTACCTCGGCCGGATCACCGCCGGGGCGCTGGAGGTGCTGCGCCCCGAGGGCATCCACCTGGTGATCATGCCCGCCGACGCCCCCGCTCATCAGCAGGTCCTGCGGTATCTGCGGCAGGGACACGTGGACGGCGTGCTGATCATCTCCAGCCACGTCGCCGACCCGCTTCCGCAGCAGTTGTGCGACCTGCATGTGCCGGCGGTGCTGTCGGCCCGGCCGGGTCGGCCGCTGCCGATGAGCTATGTCGACGTCGAGCAGCAGACCGGCGCCCGGCTGGCGGCGGAACGGTTCATCGCCTTGGGCCGCAAGCATCCGGCGACGGTCTGCGGCCCGCTCGACACGACTGCCGGGCAGGACCGGCTGGCCGGGTTCCGCTCAGCCCTCGCCGTGCACGGGTACGCCTGGGTGCCGGCCGAGCCCGGCGACTTCACCCGGGCCGGCGGTGAACGCGCGGCGCGGACGCTGCTGACGGCGTACCCGGAGACCGACGCGCTGTTCGTCGCCAACGATCTGATGGCCGAAGGCGCGATGCAGGCGCTCCGCGACCTCGGCCGGCGCGTGCCCGAGGACGTCGCCGTGGTGGGCTTCGACGACAGCGTCTCGGCGCTGGCCTGCCGTCCGCAGCTGACCACGATCCGGCAGCCGCTGGAGGAGATGGCCGCCGAGATGGCCCGGCTCCTGCTGGCCCGCATCCGCGAGCCCGAGGGCCGGCCGCGCTCGGTGATCTTCCATCCGGAGATCGTCGAGCGCGGCTCGGCCTAG
- a CDS encoding discoidin domain-containing protein yields MKLRTTALCALAALAAGFAVALTGAANAADPLLSQGKPVTASSAENAGTPASAAVDGDLGTRWSSAFSDPQWLRVDLGSTAAVSQVVLRWEAAYATAYQIQVSADGNTWTTVYSTSTSTGGTQTLAVTGSGRYVRVYATARATAYGYSLWEFQVYGTTGSTGCDTATNAALNKPATASSTENAGTPASAAVDGNSGTRWSSAAADPQWIQIDLGSTVSVCQVTLTWETAYATAYQVQVSADAATWTSIYSTTTSTGGTQPLTVAGSGRYLRVYGTARATQWGYSLWEIAVRTGGGTPPTSSPPPTGGDVLLSYNKPAVASTSQSDANCYECTPARAFDLDPASRWATSSTTGWVDPGWIYVDLGATATIHQVILQWDPAYATAYQIQVSPDAATWSTIYSTTTGHGFKETLTVNGTGRYVRMYGTARVGAYGYSIWEFQVYGTGGNPTTPPARPADPSFPATRLVFSDEFNGAAGTKPDTAKWTIDTGTGQNNELQYYTNNANASMNGAGSLVMEARRETVGGRDYTSHRMNTGGKFTFQYGRVEARVKVPKGNGFWPAFWMMGADFLTGRPWPYNGEIDIMEILGKDTTRSYTTLHAPAYNGGGGYGFEKIWTTDLSADYHVYAAEWDSKGIRFFVDSTEVFYASKATVESTRGPWVYDHPFYVILNLAVGGDWPGSPDATTPFPAQMLVDYVRVYQ; encoded by the coding sequence ATGAAGTTACGCACGACGGCGCTCTGCGCCCTCGCCGCGCTCGCCGCCGGTTTCGCCGTCGCGCTGACCGGCGCGGCCAACGCCGCCGATCCGCTGCTCTCGCAGGGCAAGCCGGTCACCGCCTCGTCCGCCGAGAACGCCGGCACTCCGGCGAGCGCCGCGGTCGACGGCGACCTCGGCACCCGCTGGTCCAGCGCGTTCAGCGACCCGCAATGGCTGCGGGTCGACCTCGGCTCCACCGCCGCCGTCAGCCAGGTCGTGCTGCGCTGGGAGGCGGCGTACGCGACGGCATACCAGATCCAGGTGTCCGCCGACGGCAATACCTGGACCACCGTCTACAGCACGTCGACCTCCACCGGCGGCACGCAGACCCTCGCCGTCACCGGATCGGGCCGCTACGTGCGGGTCTACGCCACCGCGCGGGCGACCGCGTACGGCTATTCGCTCTGGGAGTTCCAGGTCTACGGCACGACCGGGTCGACCGGTTGCGACACCGCCACGAACGCGGCGTTGAACAAGCCCGCGACCGCCTCCTCCACCGAGAACGCCGGCACTCCGGCGAGCGCGGCGGTCGACGGCAACAGCGGTACGCGGTGGTCCAGTGCGGCCGCCGATCCTCAGTGGATCCAGATCGACCTCGGCTCGACCGTGTCGGTCTGCCAGGTGACGCTCACCTGGGAGACGGCGTACGCGACGGCGTACCAGGTGCAGGTGTCGGCCGACGCCGCGACGTGGACCTCGATCTACAGCACGACCACGTCGACGGGCGGAACGCAGCCGCTGACCGTCGCCGGTTCCGGTCGCTACCTGCGCGTCTACGGCACCGCCAGGGCGACACAGTGGGGCTACTCCCTCTGGGAGATCGCCGTCCGCACCGGCGGTGGCACGCCGCCGACCAGCAGCCCGCCCCCGACCGGCGGCGACGTCCTGCTGTCCTACAACAAGCCGGCCGTCGCGTCGACCTCGCAGAGCGACGCGAACTGCTACGAGTGCACCCCGGCGCGGGCGTTCGACCTCGATCCCGCGTCCCGGTGGGCGACCAGCTCCACGACCGGCTGGGTCGACCCCGGCTGGATCTACGTCGACCTCGGCGCCACCGCCACGATCCACCAGGTGATCCTGCAATGGGACCCGGCGTACGCGACGGCGTACCAGATCCAGGTGTCGCCGGACGCCGCTACCTGGAGCACGATCTACAGCACCACGACGGGGCACGGGTTCAAGGAGACCCTGACGGTCAACGGCACCGGCCGCTACGTGCGGATGTACGGCACGGCCCGGGTCGGCGCGTACGGCTACTCGATCTGGGAGTTCCAGGTCTACGGCACCGGCGGCAACCCCACGACGCCCCCGGCGCGACCGGCCGATCCGAGCTTCCCCGCGACCCGGCTGGTGTTCAGCGACGAGTTCAACGGCGCCGCGGGCACGAAGCCGGACACGGCGAAGTGGACGATCGACACCGGCACGGGGCAGAACAACGAGTTGCAGTACTACACCAACAACGCCAACGCCTCGATGAACGGCGCCGGGTCGCTGGTGATGGAGGCGCGCCGAGAAACCGTCGGCGGACGCGACTACACCTCGCACCGGATGAACACCGGCGGCAAGTTCACCTTCCAGTACGGCCGCGTCGAGGCCCGGGTCAAGGTGCCGAAGGGCAACGGGTTCTGGCCCGCGTTCTGGATGATGGGCGCCGACTTCCTCACCGGGCGGCCATGGCCCTACAACGGCGAGATCGACATCATGGAGATCCTCGGCAAGGACACCACCCGCAGCTACACCACGCTGCACGCGCCGGCGTACAACGGGGGCGGCGGCTACGGGTTCGAGAAGATCTGGACGACCGACCTGTCCGCGGACTATCACGTGTACGCGGCCGAGTGGGACAGCAAGGGCATCCGGTTCTTCGTGGACAGCACCGAGGTCTTCTACGCCAGCAAGGCGACCGTCGAGTCGACCCGGGGGCCGTGGGTCTACGACCACCCGTTCTACGTGATCCTCAACCTGGCGGTCGGCGGCGACTGGCCCGGCTCGCCGGACGCCACCACGCCGTTCCCGGCGCAGATGCTGGTGGACTACGTCCGCGTCTACCAGTAA